The genomic DNA ATTATTAAAGAAATAATGGAGCTATTTCTTGAACTTATAGATGAATACATAGAAGTTTTAACATCTCAGTTTCCAAAAAGAAAATGGGATTTACTTTTTCAAGCCACCCATAAGATAAAACCGAACATAAGCATGTTTGGCATCTTTAAATTAGAATCGATAATACTTCAATTAGAGTCTAATTTTAAAAACAAACAAAACTTAGACACTACCGCACCACTTGTTAATGAATGTTTAACTCTTTTTAAAGAAGTAAAAAGAGAAATAATAACCGAACTTAAATCAAT from Flavivirga abyssicola includes the following:
- a CDS encoding Hpt domain-containing protein — encoded protein: MVKSDYKYIDLDVLKESTFNDDFIIKEIMELFLELIDEYIEVLTSQFPKRKWDLLFQATHKIKPNISMFGIFKLESIILQLESNFKNKQNLDTTAPLVNECLTLFKEVKREIITELKSINND